In Actinomycetota bacterium, the DNA window CGCTATCGGGGAACCCTCCTCAACAACCGAGAATGAGGGGGCGGAAAACGGCACGCCTGTGACCGCTGCGACCTCTCTTGCGACGCCGACCATCGACATGCAATCGGCCCGGTTCGGTGTGACCTCCAGCTCGAAGGTGACATCGGAAAGTCCCTGATACTCCGAGAACCGCGATCCGATCGGAGCATCTTTGGGTAGGATCAGCAATCCGTCCTGATCGGACCCAAGCCCAAGCTCCGCTGCCGAGCAGTTCATGCCTGCGCTCTCGACTCCACGTAACTTAGCGCGCTTGATCTTCATGCCTGCAGGCAAGACTGCTCCGGGTAAAGCCACGGGAACCAGGTCGGAGACCTCAAAGTTTTGAGCACCACATACGATCTGAACCGGTTCACTCTCTCCAATATCGACCAAGGTGACCCACAATTTGTCGGCTTGCGGATGAGGGGTCTTGTCGACTATCCGCCCAATGACCACGTTCTCAAGTGATTCGCCTGTGCGGTGAATAGCGGCGACTGCCGTTCCCGTGAGCTCCAGACGATCGTTGAGCGCTTCTGGGGATAGCTTCACTTCGACTAATTCAGACAACCATGACTGTGGAACACGCATAGACTATCTCGCTTTTCCCTTGATATTGCCCTATCAGAACTGCTCGACGGCGAGCGAGGCCACACTAGAACTGTGCCAAGAACCGCATGTCTCCTTCGACAAGCATTCTAAGATCCGGCAGATCGTACTTGAGTGCAGCTATTCGCTCCACTCCCATGCCGAATGCGAAACCGCCGTACCTCTCAGAGTCGATTCCGACATACTCGAAGACATTCGGATCGACCATCCCGCAACCGAGGATCTCGAGCCAGCCGGTGTTTCCGCAGAATCGACATCCTGAGCCCGCACATATCCCGCACGAGACATCAACCTCAGCCGACGGCTCGGTGAACGGGAAGAAGTGTGGTCGGAATCTGGTCTTACGATCAGCACCGAACATCTCGTGGCAAAAATGTTCCAGCGTGCCCTTGAGGTCGGCGAAGGTGACACCCTCGTCGACCACGAGTCCTTCCACCTGAGTGAACTGAGGTAGATGGCTGGGATCGGGTATATCTCTGCGATAGACCTTCCCTGGGGCTAGGATGTAGATAGGCGGCTTGGAGGATTCCATGACTCGAACCTGGACAGGGCTGGTGTGTGTACGCAGCAAGACCTCAGAGTCGTGACTGGCCTGATCGGCCTCCACAGATTGATCCCTCACATAGAAGGTGCCGCTTGGAGACCGCGCCGGATGGGCCTGGGGCGTGTTGAGCGCCGTAAAGTTGTAGTATGCAAGCTCCACCTGCGGCCCTTCGGCTATGCGGTACCCGAGTCCTACGAAGATCTCCACGACCTCGCGGGTGATTCTCTCGATCAGATGCTGTCTGCCGAGAGGATGCCTCCTGCCTGGAAGAGTGACGTCGACGCTGTCTTCCAGCATCTGTAGTCGCAGGGCTTCGCTCGATATCGCGCGGGTCTTCTCCTCCAGTGCGGCTTCGATACCGGTCCTGACCTCGTTTGCCGTACTGCCAACAAGCGGCTTTTCTTCTGCCGAGAGGGACCCTAGTCCTCTGAGAATCTGCGTCAGCGAACCCTTCTTGCCCAGGTACCGAAGACGGGCCTCCTCCAACTCACTTGCATCTTGAGCCGTAGACACAGCCATGATCGCTTGCTCACGGATCTGGTGTAGTTCCTCTATGAGATTCATCGTGTGTGTTGCTCCCACCCGATCGCATCGACAGCGCCAGCGGTTCGGAAGTCGACCTTTCGCATGACCTGGATCGGTCTTGCGAAGATCGACTTCCGATGATCCGCAACCAGCAACTCATTGGTGCCCAACGTAGGAGAGCACAGCCTATTCTGGCTGGTTCAGGAGTGTAGCACCCATTGTAGCCCGTATCCACCCTTGTCCAGCCGATCCTAACGGCAATACCCAGACTACCCGTCCAACAATCGCATCGGGCGCTAGCTCCTCCCTGTCCTCTACTTCGTTGGCATCGCCCCTCGTTCGAAACCGCGGACCTTCCTCGATTCCGACCACCCGATGCACAATCGCCCTCGATCCAGGCTTTCGAAACAGGACGACATCCCCTACTTCAACCCCGGACCCCTTCCAAGCGATGCAGACGTCGCCGGGAAACAGAGTCGGCTCCATGGACGACCCGGT includes these proteins:
- the pheS gene encoding phenylalanine--tRNA ligase subunit alpha, whose product is MNLIEELHQIREQAIMAVSTAQDASELEEARLRYLGKKGSLTQILRGLGSLSAEEKPLVGSTANEVRTGIEAALEEKTRAISSEALRLQMLEDSVDVTLPGRRHPLGRQHLIERITREVVEIFVGLGYRIAEGPQVELAYYNFTALNTPQAHPARSPSGTFYVRDQSVEADQASHDSEVLLRTHTSPVQVRVMESSKPPIYILAPGKVYRRDIPDPSHLPQFTQVEGLVVDEGVTFADLKGTLEHFCHEMFGADRKTRFRPHFFPFTEPSAEVDVSCGICAGSGCRFCGNTGWLEILGCGMVDPNVFEYVGIDSERYGGFAFGMGVERIAALKYDLPDLRMLVEGDMRFLAQF